CTGGTGCCTATTTCAGCAGGAAAGCCCGACTCTCCTTCCGCCACCAGCTGCATGACATAGCATCGGCCAACGACTCCACCATTTGAAGGGAACAACGAAGAGCTGAACCTCCAGGAAGGCTTAGCAAGCTTCCTTCCCCAGATTTCTCAGCGATCCTAATGTCCACCTCCCCAAGTCCTTTCTAACCTTCTCATTAAATGTGTTCGTAGTTGCtaagtgctgtgtgtgtgtgtgcagggggagTAGATGGGGCCAAGGCTACAGGGCTGGGTTatggggctgagatgggaagtgTTGTCTATGGTGGGAGTGAGACACAGGAATGATGAATATGAGGCAGCTGACCTAACGCAGAGCCCAGGTGTGACAAGCGGGAAAGTAAGAATCGGCTGATGTCAAGCTTCAGGGTTGAGTGTGGTGAAAGCAGTCTGGGGtggctgggggcagggcaggaTAGCAGATGGGATGAGAAAGcatattcattcagtaaatgCCGAGTGTCCACCCCTGCCAGGCATGGAGGATATATcagtgaaccaggaagaaataattCTCTCTTCTCAGTGAGCTGACTTGCTAGTAGAGGGAGGGAGACAATCGTACACAGGTAAACAGCTAAGCAGAACCCAAGACAGTGATGTgtgctgctgtgaagaaaatgaaacagggtCATGTGAGAGTGGGATTGGAGGGTGGTGATTCTTCAGTTTCAGGTGGTCGGAAAAGGCCTTTCTgatgaggtgacatttgagctgagagcTGAATGATGAGTAGCCATGTGGAAATCTGGGAGTGATGTGTCAGCGTAGGTTTACTAGTTCCAACAAATGGCCATCTCTGGTGCagaatgttgacagtgggggagGCTGCCCACGTGGGCAGAGGAGCACATGGGAAATAGCTGTATTTtctactcaattttgctgtgaatctaaaactgctctaaaaaatgaattttaggctgggcgcggtggctcacgtctgtaatcccagcactttgggaggcccaggcaggtggatcacctgaggtcaggagttcgagaccagcctggccgacttggtggaaccctgtctctactaaaaatacaaaaaaattagccagacgtggtggtggacgcctataatcccagctactcaggaggctgaggcaggagaatcgcttgaacccaggaggtggaggttgcagtgagccgagatcacaacactgcactccagcctgggggacagagccagactccgtcttaaaagaaaaaaaaaaaatgagaggccgaggcaggtggatcacctgaggtcaggagttcgagaccagcctggccgatttggtggaaccctgtctctactaaaaatacaaaattagctgagcgtggtggtggtgcatgcctgtaatcccagctactcaggaggctgagacaggagaattgcttgaacccgggatgtgcaggttgcagtgagccaagatcacgccattgcattccagcctgggcaataagagtgaaacactgtctcaaaaaaaaaaaaaatttatttaaaaagagctgggtgcagtggctcacgcctataatcccagctacccaagaggctgaggcaagaggatcgtttgaggccacttcaagaccagcttgagcaacatagggagaccttgtcttaaaaaatacttaaggccgggtgtggtggctcatgcctgtaatcccagaacttttggaggctgaggtggatggatcacctgaggtcaggagttcaagactagccttgccaacttggcaaaaccccgtctctactaaaaatacaaaaactagccaggcacagtggtgcacgcctgtaatcccacctacttgggaggctgagacaggagaatcgctggaacccgggaggcggaggttgcagtgagccaagaccaggccactgcactccagcctgggcaacagagtgagactccatctcaaaaaaaaaaataataaaataaaataaaaaaaggctgggcacagtggctcatgcctgtaatcccagcacactggtaggctgaggcaggagaatcacttaagcccaggagtttgaggttacagtgagctatgacagtgACActgctgcctgggtgacagagcgagactctatctctaaaaaatacataataataaaattagcctgAGGTgaggtgacacacacctgtagtcccagctatcgaGCTCCTTTATGTCCCTGGCTTGAGTGGGGACAGCTTTGGAGGGGCCAGAGTCCATTTTCAGCCTCTCATCCAAAGAGCTGATCACACCCCTACCATGGGAATGGTGGCTTCCAGAGCTGGCCAAAAGCAATCCCGGTGGCTGTGTTCTCCCACTCAACATTCATCTTAAATTCCATTTGCAGACAAGGCCCACCTTTCTCCCAAAAGCCAAGGAAGTCACAGTGCTACTGCTGACCACAATGTGAGGTAACAGAGGTTAAGCGTGGAGAGAGGGGACCATgaggctgggcaggaggaggCTGGTCTTTGTGGCCTTAGGGGCAGTAGTCACCCATGATGACTGGCAGGAAGCAGGCTGAAGGACGGTGACTCCAGTTTTAGTTAGAATTTGGGCTTGAACACGGTGTGGGTGTTGCTGGTACCCCCAATACCAACCACAATCCGGTGGTTCAAGGACCTGGATATGGTGGGGGAAAGGAAGTTTGGGGGAAGGTGGTTTGGAGAACAGGTTTGAAAACCACCCATGTAAAAGCTTACTGGGGAATAAAGCATTCATAAACTCCTTTCATCTCCTCTCCAACTTGCTTTGAGTTCAGTGCAATGGTTTTTACAAATAGGAATGGGCCAGACAAATTCAGGCTTGAagtcgaaaaaaaaaagaaccccaaaGTACAAAGATTCTCTGTGACAAACTTTATTAAATTTTGCATCGGTACGGGGTATCTCTTATTGCATACTAGAATCCCAGGATTCAGGGGGGTGGTAAAGTGGCAATGGCGAATTTGGGTATCTGGTCTCCCAAGAGTACTTGCCGCTCTACCCCTGACTCTGCAATGGCTGCCAGGCGGATCACTCCCCCACTGGAGCCATCCCGCTCCATGGCCAAAGCGAGAGCTGTGGATAAAAGGAGAAAGCTGGGTTCAGATTCAGATGCTGGGATCACTGCAAGGAATGAGGAATGCTGGCCTGGCTTGGGTAGTTGGGGTTGAAGCTCATAGGCCCAGAAGCCTAAGCTCTCACCGTTGGCAGTGAATTGCAGACACTCCTCCTTGGTCATGCCTTCCCGGTAGGTAGCATCAACATAGCCATAGATGTAGGAGCTCCCGGAGCCTCCGATGGCAAAGGACTGCCTTACCATCATACCCCCCATAGGCACTGAGTACACCTGCCAGATTGAATGAGAAGAGTTACCAGTCGTATCTTCCCTCCAACACATGTACATTCACCTGTCCATTCTGCTATTGGTCTGAGGCACGTTAATAGTAAGAATAAGTGAGGTAGACACTGAAAATGGCTGGGGAGAGGATAAAAGGCCTGGCTCAAGTGTGCTCTGGTCGGGTGGGGATCTGACCTGCCCTCCTTCTTGAGGGTCCCAGCCTGCGATGATGATTCCCGCCATCAGGTCTTCCCGGTATCGGTAACACATCTCCTTAAAGaggctggctgctgtgtggacCAGTGGAGGCTCATTCAGTTCAATGCTAGAGGGTCAGGGAAGTCACAGAGAAAGTTTCAAGACCTAGAAGTCAGGCTATTTAGCTCCTCAGCTTCCAACTCCCTTCAGATACttgcccctcccctgcccacaACCACCTGTGGAAACCGAGCTGGTAAGTGACAGCATCAGCTactgcctgggtatcagcagctgAGCCTGAGCGACAGCAGAAAATGTGGTCGTGAATAGGTGTCAGCTTGTCAGTCACTCGATTGGCGATGTAGGACCTGCAGGATGGCAGAACAGTGAGGAAAGGAGCCCACCTGTCTTCCCCTCCATCCCATCACGACCCACTCTCTCAGGGCTCAGGGATACGATGTCCAGtattgcctttttttcctttttctttgagatgcagtctcgctctgttgcccgggttggagtgcagtgatgcgatctgtgctcactgcaacatccacctcctgggtccaagcgattctttagccctagcctcccaagtagctgggactgcaggcgcgcaCCGCCACGcacggctagtttttgtattttttagtagagacggggtttcgccatgttggccaggctggtctcgaactcttgacctcaggtgatccacccgcctcggcctcccaaagtgctgggatcacaggcgtgaggcaccgtgcctggcctccagtaTTGCTTATTCTCATCCAAACTGAAGCGGGCTGGAGAACAGACTTTTGTAAGGATTCCACTAAGGAGTGAGGGGAACTGAAAGTAATAAAAGTTGGGACAAATCTTTATCTCCAGAGAGAGAAGAAACCTCTCTTCCCACAGTGGTCTGTGGAGGCAGGCAGGGTGGGCTGGCaggcaggaaaggaaaaggaagacaggaagaccTTTCACAAATCTGTCCTGAACTCACCCAGTGGTTGTTCTGGAATCCGCCCCCAGAACCACGCCCCCGTCAAATTGCACGGCCATGATAGTGGTctgggaaaagggaaaaaggagtAAGTCTACATTCTCCAGCATACACAAACCTCAATGATCTCTCTACCTAGTTCCCAAAATA
The sequence above is drawn from the Symphalangus syndactylus isolate Jambi chromosome 20, NHGRI_mSymSyn1-v2.1_pri, whole genome shotgun sequence genome and encodes:
- the PSMB6 gene encoding proteasome subunit beta type-6 isoform X1, yielding MQYCTFLFPSAVNLAVASLPEGLKARPKSVTERFTTVALSQYRRRKMAATLLAARGAGPAPAWGPEAFTPDWESREVSTGTTIMAVQFDGGVVLGADSRTTTGSYIANRVTDKLTPIHDHIFCCRSGSAADTQAVADAVTYQLGFHSIELNEPPLVHTAASLFKEMCYRYREDLMAGIIIAGWDPQEGGQVYSVPMGGMMVRQSFAIGGSGSSYIYGYVDATYREGMTKEECLQFTANALALAMERDGSSGGVIRLAAIAESGVERQVLLGDQIPKFAIATLPPP
- the PSMB6 gene encoding proteasome subunit beta type-6 isoform X2, yielding MAATLLAARGAGPAPAWGPEAFTPDWESREVSTGTTIMAVQFDGGVVLGADSRTTTGSYIANRVTDKLTPIHDHIFCCRSGSAADTQAVADAVTYQLGFHSIELNEPPLVHTAASLFKEMCYRYREDLMAGIIIAGWDPQEGGQVYSVPMGGMMVRQSFAIGGSGSSYIYGYVDATYREGMTKEECLQFTANAFSFYPQLSLWPWSGMAPVGE